In Bacteroides cellulosilyticus, the genomic stretch GGGGTTTGCTATTGCAGATGAATGTGCTGCCCGCGGAGCTAAGGTCATTATGATATCAGGTCCTGTACAACAGCAATTGAAATATCCGGTACGTTGGTTTGCTGTGGAATCGGCAGATCAGATGTATAATGCTGCGTGTAGCTTTTTTGCAGAGGCTGATGCTGCTATTCTTTCGGCTGCTGTTGCCGATTTTACACCGGAACAGGTTGCTGATGCTAAGATAAAGCGGGAAAAGGAAGGGGAAATGACGTTGCGTTTGAAACCTACGAAAGACATTGCCGCCTGTCTGGGACAGATGAAGAAAGATCGTCAGGTATTGGTAGGTTTTGCCCTGGAAACGAATGACGAACAGCATAACGCTGAGGATAAGCTGCGACGGAAGAATCTGGATTTTATCGTTCTGAATTCTCTGAATGATAAGGGAGCCGGTTTCCGGTACGACACGAATAAAATCAGTATCATTGACCGTGAAAGCAAGACGGACTTTCCGTTGAAATCAAAGGCGGAAGTAGCTGCGGATATTGTGGATCGTCTGGTGGAAGTTATGAAGAATAAGTAAATATAGCTAGTGAGGAATAAGACACTTTATATGATTTTGCTTCTGGTTGTGGTGGCGTTAAAGTCTGCTGCTCAGGAATTGAATTGTAAATTTACGGTGAATTATTCTCAGATACAAGGTACGAGTACACAGGTTTTTACTACGCTTGAAAACGCCTTGATGGAGTTTATCAATACCCGTCGGTGGACGCAGGCGCAGTATGAAGTGAATGAACGGATTCGTTGTTCTATGAACCTGACCGTGAAAGAATATAATGAGGCGGACGGACGTTGGAAGTGTGAGCTGATTGTACAGTCTACACGCCCCGTCTGGCAATCCGGATATCAGACGGTAGTTTTTAGCTTTAAAGATACGGATGTTGCTTTCAACTATCGTGAGTTCGATCCGCTGCAACTGAGGGATAATGTTATTGATAGTAATCTGACGGCAGTAATTGCTTATTATGCTTATATGATTATAGGACTGGACATGGACACGATGGCTCCACAGGGTGGTACGGAGGTTTTTCGGGCAGCCGAAGACATTGTAACGGCCGCACAGAACCTTGGTGAAAGCGGTTGGAAAGCGTTCGATAGCAGTCGGAATCGTTATGCGTTAGTTTCTGATTATCTGGAAGATGGCATGGCGCCTTTGCGCAAACTGATGTATGGATATCATCGTACAGGTATGGATGAACTCTCTGTGAATGTTACCCGTGCCCGCGCTGTAATAACATCTATGCTTAGCGGTCTGAAAGAGGCGCAACAGAATAAGCCTATGTCGGCATTGCCCGGTTTGTTTACTGAAATAAAGAAAGATGAATTGATTAATCTTTATTCCCGTGCTGCAATGAAGGAAAAGGAAGAAATATGTGAACTACTCTCTTCTGTCAACCCTTCGCTGACTACCGAGTGGGAAAAGATAAAACAATAATTAGGAAGTGAGTAAGATTAAAATTGTAAATAAGTCATGTTACGTTCGCTTTACATACAGAATTACGCGCTTATAGAAAAGCTTGATATTAGCTTTGGTGCAGGTTTCTCCGTTATCACAGGTGAGACGGGTGCCGGTAAGTCTATTATACTGGGTGCTATCGGCTTGTTGCTTGGTCAGCGTGCCGAAGTAAAAGCCATTCGACAAGGTGCATCGAAGTGTGTGATTGAGGCCCGTTTTGATATTTCAGCTTATGGTATGGAGCCTTTCTTTGAAGATAATGAACTGGAATATGAAGAAGAGTGTATCTTGCGTCGTGAGGTTTATGCATCTGGTAAGAGTCGTGCATTTATCAATGATACTCCGGCTTCGCTTGTACAAATGAAGGAGTTGGGTGAACAGTTAATTGACGTGCATTCTCAGCACCAGAATCTTTTGTTGAATAAAGAAGGATTCCAGTTGAATGTACTCGATATATTGTCTCATAATGATGAAAAACTTTCTGCTTATCAATCTTTGTATAGAGAATGGAAGCGAGCACAACAGGAACTGGCAGACCTCATAGCCCGTGCTGAGCAGAATAAGGCAGATGAAGACTATATCCGTTTCCAGTTGGAGCAGTTGGAAGAAGCAAATTTGTCTGCAGGTGAACAGGAAGAACTGGAACAGGAGACGGATATGTTGAGTCATGCTGAAGAAATAAAGGCCGGTTTGTTCCGTGTCGGACAATTGTTGACCTCTGATGAAGGTGGTCTGCTGGCCGGGTTGAAGGAAAGTCTGAATACAATGCTTGGTCTGCAAAAAGTTTATTCTCCGGCTACTGAACTTGCTGAACGCCTGGAAAGTACATATATTGAATTGAAAGATGTTTCCCAGGAAGTTTCTTCTCAGGAAGAGGATGTTGAGTTTAATCCTGATCGTCTGGAAGAGGTAAACGATCGGTTGAATCTGATTTATACCTTACAGCAAAAACATAGGGCAACCACTGTGGAGGAGTTACTGGCACTTGCTGAAGAATATGCAGCAAAGTTGGCGGCCATTACTTCTTATGATGAACGTATTGGTGAGTTGACAACTCTTTGCGATACTTTATATAATAAGGTGAGAAAGCAGGCTGCTGTTCTTACCAAAGCCCGTACCAGTGCCGCTCGTGAAGTTGAAAAGCAGATGGCTTCCCGCTTGGTGCCGTTGGGTATGCCTAATGTGCGTTTTCAGGTGGAGATGGGAATAAGAAAAGAGCCTGGTGTACACGGTGAAGATACCGTCAACTTTCTCTTTTCTGCCAATAAAAACGGCTCATTGCAAAATATTTCATCGGTAGCTTCCGGTGGTGAGATTGC encodes the following:
- a CDS encoding DUF4835 family protein, yielding MILLLVVVALKSAAQELNCKFTVNYSQIQGTSTQVFTTLENALMEFINTRRWTQAQYEVNERIRCSMNLTVKEYNEADGRWKCELIVQSTRPVWQSGYQTVVFSFKDTDVAFNYREFDPLQLRDNVIDSNLTAVIAYYAYMIIGLDMDTMAPQGGTEVFRAAEDIVTAAQNLGESGWKAFDSSRNRYALVSDYLEDGMAPLRKLMYGYHRTGMDELSVNVTRARAVITSMLSGLKEAQQNKPMSALPGLFTEIKKDELINLYSRAAMKEKEEICELLSSVNPSLTTEWEKIKQ
- the recN gene encoding DNA repair protein RecN, with amino-acid sequence MLRSLYIQNYALIEKLDISFGAGFSVITGETGAGKSIILGAIGLLLGQRAEVKAIRQGASKCVIEARFDISAYGMEPFFEDNELEYEEECILRREVYASGKSRAFINDTPASLVQMKELGEQLIDVHSQHQNLLLNKEGFQLNVLDILSHNDEKLSAYQSLYREWKRAQQELADLIARAEQNKADEDYIRFQLEQLEEANLSAGEQEELEQETDMLSHAEEIKAGLFRVGQLLTSDEGGLLAGLKESLNTMLGLQKVYSPATELAERLESTYIELKDVSQEVSSQEEDVEFNPDRLEEVNDRLNLIYTLQQKHRATTVEELLALAEEYAAKLAAITSYDERIGELTTLCDTLYNKVRKQAAVLTKARTSAAREVEKQMASRLVPLGMPNVRFQVEMGIRKEPGVHGEDTVNFLFSANKNGSLQNISSVASGGEIARVMLSIKAMIAGAVKLPTIVFDEIDTGVSGEIADRMADIMQEMGEQDRQVISITHLPQIAARGCAHYKVYKQDNETETNSHIRRLADEERVEEIAHMLSGATLTEAALNNAKALLGIKR